The genomic region CATCAGATTCGTTTATCAGTTACCGAATAGGTGGGTAGTCTAAATGAATTATTTGAAGATGCAGGCCTTCGCAAAATTACTGACCCACCTACATGAGCTATTTGAAGATACAAGCCTTTACAGAACTGCTTCTTGATTAAGATTCGTAATAGAAAAGGGAGCATAGAAATAGCATAAAATTATCAAAGATTAGTCAGATTGCCAGTCTCATAGATGTCATTAAAATTCATTACTTCCTTCATTTATTCATAAGCTCCTCCTCGGTTTTCTGTACTGTTTATTACTGGATCTTATTATATGAGGCTGTTCTGATAATAAGTTTCATTTTCTTTAAAAGATTCAGTCTTGGTGGACAATATTCGTAATGGTGGTGTGACTGCAGTTTCTCATAAAGCTAAATTACTTTAGCCTGTTCTGTAGTGGGCGAAGAACTTTtaatcttttttctttcttatgtttttggagatGTTCCTCTTGTCCATTCTCAGTGGGCTGTACTCTTACATTGCCTGAATCGATCTGTTAAGTCATTTATTGATATTAATTCTTTACTTGCTTTTCTTGCTGGATTACACCGCTTGAATTGGTGTTTTCAGGGCATTGCACGAGAAGCACGATGGGAAGGGCATGTCTCGTGGGAAATTCTTCTTTATTGCAATGACCTGCAGCTTTTGTTACTACGTATTTCCTGGGTATCTTTTTTCCACCCTGTCGAGCATATCATGGGTGTGTTGGATTTGGCCTCGTTCAGTGACAGCACAGCAGATTGGATCTGGAATGAGAGGGCTGGGATTTGGTGCTTTTGCTTTGGATTGGAGCGCAATAGCAGCATTTCTCTTCAGTCCTTTGGTTTCTCCATTCTTTGCTATTGTAAATGTATTTGTCGGCTATTTCCTGGTGGTATACTTTGCTATGCCTCTGGCTTATTGGGGGACTAATACATACAACGCCAAGAACTTTCCTATTTTTAGCTCACACTTATTTAATGCTAAAGGCCAGAACTACAATATTACAGCTATCGTGAACAACCGATTTCAGCTGGATCATGCAGCCTACGAGGAAAATGGTCAGATACATTTGAGCGTGTTTTTTGCTTTGAGCTATGGATTTGGTTTTGCAACCATAGCTTCCACAATTACCCATGTTTCTCTTTTCTACGGAAGGTAGGTTTTTGGTAAGAAGGTTTTATGGTTGTCTTCAGGGTGCCCAATATTTTGCATTCTCTTTTTGACACAGAAATGTTTGTTTGTCGATGTTCTCTGCTCAGGGAAATATGGCAACGGGCCACAGCATCTAGAAGCAGTCCACCAGATATCCATACTAAATTGATGCGCAAGTATGAAGACATCCCACAATGGTGGTTTTATTCACTCTTGATTGCTACTTTGGCTGTTTCCTTTGCACTGTGCCAGTTTTACAAGGAACAGGTGCAGCTTCCATGGTGGGGTTTAATCTTGGCTTGCGCTTTAGCATCCCTTTTCACTTTACCCATCAGTGTTATAACGGCCACAACTAATCAGGTAAAACTGAAATATATTGACGAAAGATGGTTATGGTTGTTAATCTGTTGTATATTCTATCAATTCATGGAAGATCCTAATTCAAGTTGCTGTACAGACACCAGGGCTGAACATAATTACGGAATACATAATGGGATACATTCTTCCTGGAAAACCCATTGCCAACGTTTGCTTTAAGGTTTATGGGTACATGAGTATGAGTCAGGCGGTTTCATTCTTGTCGGACTTCAAGTTGGGGCATTATATGAAAATCCCACCTCGCTCCATGTTTCTTGTGCAGGTATTTTCTATAATACCCTCTCCTTTACAGCTTGGATTTTCATATTCATCAATGTTTAGAACAGGAACTGCATCACGTCCCCACACTtctgctaactatattttaatataCAGAATAGCCATGCTCTTTGCCATTTAGTTTTTACTCATAACCTAATTTGACTGTCATCCTCAATGCCTTAGATTCCTCAGATAATGTAAGGAAAAACCCAAATAGTAGACCCAATGAATCTGGTCACTTAGCAAATTAACAAACCCACATCTTCTGTTTTTACTTTTTTAATAAGAGATTCCCCTTTTGGGTATCTCATCGTGATGGTCTGAAATGCTGATATTAAAAAACTTCACAATCTAATTCAGAACTCTGTGATAAATTGATATTATACTGTGGAAACATCATGCTTATTAAAAGATAAGGCTTATGCTTGACCCTATCTATTATGAATGGAGTCAAAACTCATCAATCCGAATAATTACTGTCACCATCAAATagagttcaagttcaagttcaagttcttAAGGTCAACTGAAGTATTCACTATGACCATTAATACAGTCAAATATGTTAATCTCTGATAAGTAACAAACAAGTAGTTGCAGGGCATGGGTTTTAATAGTAATGGCATCCTAATAAGCTTGTCTGTTAAAATGCAGTTTATTGGCACAATAGTGGCTGGAACGGTGAACCTGGGAGTTGCATGGTGGTTGCTGGAGTCCATAGAGAACATATGCCAAGAGTCTCTTCTCCCTCCAGACAGCCCCTGGACATGCCCAGGTGACCGTGTATTTTTTGATGCTTCGGTCATATGGGGTCTAGTAGGTCCCAAAAGAATATTTGGCACACTCGGAGTTTATCCCCAACTGAACTGGTTCTTCTTAGGGGGATTACTTGCTCCCGTAATTGTTTGGGTGCTGCATAAAGCCTTCCCAACTGTGACATGGATTCCTCTCATCAATATGCCAGTGTTGTTGGGATCGACGGCTTATATGCCTCCAGCGACTAGTGTAAATTATGCATCATGGATCACCTTGGGAACCATCTTCAATTTCTTTGTCTTCCGCTACAGAAAGGCATGGTGGCAGCGCTACAACTATGTGCTGTCAGGGGCCCTGGATGCAGGGGTGGCATTCATGGCAGTATTGTTGTATTTTACAGTGGGACTTGAGAACAAAAGCGTCCTCTGGTGGGGCACCAATGGTGAGCACTGCCCTTTGGCCACCTGCCCTACAGCTAAGGGCATCACTGTTGATGGCTGCCCTGCATTCTGATTCCCAAGAATACATGTTCTTCGCTAATATAGTGAGCCCAATATTGGATTAAAAAAGAGGTCGAATTGCATTCATGCTGTATGACTGGCTTGACTAAAAAGATGCAAGCCTTGAAAATGGTTCGTTAAATCCTCTTTGTAATGGAATGGACACACTCGCCCAAAATAATTTAGGTGTAATAATGAAACTTGCAGACCCCAAGTCCATTTCTATTTAGCTTTGTATCTATACAATTAAATATAAATGAATGAAGGGATTTAGATTCAAGAGAGTTAGTTTTTTTATAGATTTCATTGAGAGTGTAAGACTGGTCTTccatttgtgaatttgatttttaaaattttaaaattaaagttaaatttgaTTGACTAATGTCTATTTCACTAGCTATTGTGAGTTAACTAAACATATGTTTGTGTGATTTCATTGTTCTATTATCTTATGTTATTCTTGCAAGTGTAGGATTGATCTTACATTTGTGGGTTTGACTCTTAAATTTTATTGACTACTATCCATTTCACTAGCTATTGTGAGATAATTAAACACATGTTTATGTGATTTATTGTTGTGTATCTATATTTAAAGAAATTCAATCGCAATTACATTTTGTCAACCTTTGATAAGCTCTCTCTCATCCTAGATCATTAGATTTTTAAGAGCAACCACTAGAAGAATAATGCAATACTAAAAGAATAGCATCATCTTTGATATTATGATATTTACATTATTGCTTGTTGGTTATCAATCATTAGCATGATTGTTAAAAAAGTCTATTTTAAAGATTGACTTGGAAGAAGTTGTACATTTGCAATCTAACATCCTTCTAAATTCATTCATAAATACTACCAACCTTTTTAGAAAAGTAAATATCAAGAAATTTGACAAACAAAAGTGTACAAGTAGCAAGATCAAATTTGTGCAATAGAGAATGAATTTACAATCATAGAGGTCATCTATAAGCACATGCTCAAGCTAAACAAAAATCCAAATCTTGCACAAAATTTGAAGTTAAATAAAGTTAGAGAGGATTCACTTTCAATCTTGAGAGTTTGATTCTAGTGTTACTCAATTCTAATCTTTTTCATGAATCCTAGAGCTAAGTATACCTACTATCACATTTAATTTCTTATAATTAGCATATAGTTGTGAATTAATCATTCTTATGGTTGTCAATTATTAAACCATGTTAATTTATGCTTATGTGTATGCATTTATTGGATCAACCTAGATTAAGTTTAGGGAAAGGTTATTTTCCTTTAATATTTGGTGAATCCCTTTCATTCTATATTCCCCTAAGATGTTACTTAGGCATTTAGATTTATATTTAtcgttatatattttattttagatcttgctaaggttttgtgtgcttttcattgaTATTTATCTTCTTTTTCAAGTTTAAGATTCATTGTTTACTCTTTTTTTGTTTAGTATAGACACCTTTGAATATACCATTaagtcaaaaacatcaaatttccaAAGTCCATAATAATTGACACATGTAATTTCTAGATTCAATAGTGTATGATTTGTTTGTATCAATGTTGttgaatcacactttgtgatccattatTGAGATAAAAGAGAACTAGAGGAGAAATACTATTAAGGTTTCACTTTCATATTTGATATACTTCTAATAACTTTTACTTTTTatttgaaaattatatatatatatatatatatatatatatatatatatatatatatatatatatatatatatatattgatggagGTCCAAACCTGCGAGCACGACAACCTAGCAAGGGCATGGAGCCCACtagggccttcacaaagtattttttgccACCCGATACGGGGGCATGAGCCAATAGGCtgaacctcttcggctaagagcaaaggactgaggggtatccattccaccaaattcgcTCGGGGCACGGTcccaacctcatcccttatgatgtcggagccttgcactcaacaagacttgatccctagtgggctcatttggagccattcaacttcaccagtagaccaagggcccattgacgaaaaaattatattttagagcactttattattttactttttatttttgtcATAAGCTACTCATGATCTTACTCTTTCATTGATGTGTACTCTTTCAAACCCTAGCATGTCCACCGAATCTATAATGATATCAAGATTTATTCTAGTAGTTGTGTTGATAACAATTGAGATGATAACTAAGACTATGATCATGATGCTCATTTGACATGACACGAATTTACTATTTGAAATTGCTAGTTTGTCTTATGTGAAAGTCGTACACAATTAATAGATATGAttcataatatcatcaacaaattatattgATTGAGTGTTTTCTAGACTATGTGTTAAGGTCACTTAATCTATCATCTTGTTGGGTGTATCAACCTACTTGATTTATCCTATCATATTTGTCTTCTATCTTGTCATGGTTAGTTAGTTGTCATATTTGTGTTGCATCTTTCCTCTTTCTTGTGACAATGACATCACATGTCACATTTAGTCATTTTTATAGGATCACACTTTGTTAGTAGCAATAATGTTGCAATCTTTTTTCTAATGCAATATATTTACTTGTGTTGCAAGTTTGATTCACTAGTTATATTTAaattcttaaatattaaaaaatttaatttaattatttcaaatctAAACTTTTAAAACATCTTTGCCAAATTTCAAAGTTTTAATTTGAAAACATTCAAATCTAATagttagaattttttattttttattttcgaacatttaaaattaaatatttaaattttctattttcttatttaattgatttaaaattaAGTTTTTTATCAAATTAAAGTTGAAATTTAATGTTAGATCTTTGTTTTtgatatataaatttaaatttcaatgTTTAAAATTCTAatacttttgatatttttttatgtcATAGGTCATAGTTGTATGTCAAATGTCAATGCTATAAAGTACGGGTTGATCTTTGATAAATTTATGAAATATAAAATGTAAATTGTCACCAAATGCCAAAGTGTAGAGTAACAAATTGTTACACAAAGCCTAAAGTGAAAACTAGAAGTTTTTTAGACTCCAAGTTGTAAAATGTAGATAATCTCCTATATCACGGATGCACCTTGCATTGCAATTTGTAAATTTAGACTCCAATTTCAATTGCACAATAGCATTTGTAATTTGATCAACAAATCTCAAGTTCCAAAGTGTTAAATTATGAAATAAAAGGAAGTTGAAAGGTCACATCCTCCATGCCTATGAGGATTTCAGCATATATATAGAGGATTCAATAGTACATACGACCACAATAGATAAAAGCAGTATGTATAGATGATCTATTTGATAGAATGTCTAAGAAAAATATGGTATTGAATAGGCCACAACTTTTGAATACCTCCAATATGAAATATGTATCAGGAGGCCAATTATTAAACATGTGAACCATATGACAAAATGAACCAGAAAGATTGGAGTCATCTCAGGGAAGTTTGAAGGTAGACGAAAACCATTTTAATGTAAAAAACAACCACTAACTtttgaagtcattccaaaaaagaAGCTTGCTTGGGACTAGTCCAAATGGAAGTGGTAAGAATTCAATAATTTGAGTTCTTCAAGGTGTTTTTTGAAGGTGGAAGAATATTTCAAAGATACATGTGATTGAGCTAGGTATATAGTCAGTTCAAAATAAGAGGAAGCTTACATTTAATCAAGGATTGATGTTGTATAGTGCAAAACTAACAAAAAGAAGTGTAAgaggtttggaaagaaaaaaatgcaactaattatttttatGGATGACAATTGATTTGCTCAAGTAGAGTCTATGGATTCAGTCAAAAATTGGAAGAGCATTTTGAAATTGTAGAACATTAATGTAAAAGGCTAACTCATGACTTTTCAAGTaattttttcattttgtaattttggatggaaaatttattCTCCTTTTCATCTAAAATTTCTATATGTACTTGTTTGTAGGTCacttataaacattataaatatgTTAGAATTTGGAAATTGCCACAacccttattttatttttttaataaataatgcattttaaattaaataatagttcatttattttttaatttgagtTTATAATGAGTAACCTATGAGATCTTGTTATATGTTATACAATTCACATGCTTTGTTCTTTCCTTTTTAGTTTCTTTTAATCAATTCTACTAGGGTGGTTGTAACTATGTTTAACAACATCCCATTATCCTCATGTATTGATGTATATCTATTTTTTATTCTAAAGCTTCCATATGTAGTAGGCAGGGAGGATTATAAACATGGTTTTAAACAATGACATGCCTTGGCCATTCCTTGAAATAGTTATTGTGGACATGCTTCAATCTGGTATATTTCTTGATCCTTTTTGAAGTTCCTATTCAATATTTGGGTGAGTCTCAAGTTCTAGATGCTCATGTTTATTTCTAAGTTTGTAATTAGTCCATCGTTTAATGTGGAGATGAATGTTTTCGATTCATTTTTGTAATTAGCATGCAGGTTGGAAATTGTGCCATCAAAGAAGAAATATGGATATGGTATGGTTTGTAGTAGtttcatttttcaatttatttatttatttctagttATTCCTTTTTTCCGATTGGCAGCTAATACTTTTgttcatggttttttattttttctatttgaaaataaaggaaaaaaaattggTCAATCAATTTTCAAAGATAAGATCTATTTTTTCAATCTTCCAAAATTTACCATACCGACTTTTGCAAATTTCCTCTTAATTTTTATCAACACAAAAAATGTTACAAGGTCTGATAGGTGACATTGTTAAAACAATTcaagtgccttgtctatgctttcacattttgcataaATGCCAACACAATTCACAAGCGAACATATTCTTGTCTCTTGTTTTTCCTCCAACAATGCTTAATGGTGGATGAAGAACAAGTCTCTTATAGTTGACCTCATAAATTCATTACAAATGACTCTAATCAAAGGTTAGGCCATTTGCCAAAAAATTGGAGATTCTAAAGATGTCTAAGAAGCACCTCATGTATTGACTAAAAAGTTAGAAACTAAACTAGCTTTAGTCAATAGAGTGAGTAGGGATGTGAGTACCTTTCTATAATGGTTAGTGTGTGCTCAAACTCCAAGAAAACACATTTATTCATGGATTTGGTACCTTGCTGTTTTAATGTGCTTTTTTGCGTCAAACATATATCCATTCGTAAAAAAGCCAACAATCTTACGAAGAGTTAACTAATAATTTTGTTGTTTTATAACCCTAGACTTCTAAAACATCAGACTATCTATAGATTTTGTATCCTTTATTTATTTGAATACTAAAAACAAAAACCACCAGGTTATTTTTAATTTTCATAGATAACATATTTTGACGACAATTTCTTTATATTCTACCTTTTGAGGCACAAACTTTTGATATCTTCCTTCTATTACTTGCATGATCCATATTTGTTAGAGATTTCTCTTTTCTTGAGTATTAAGGGGCAAATTTTAGTAGAAGATTAGTTACAGTTACACTTGTCTCCCGAAACAATTTTTAGAAATTATAATCCTATCTGTTTGTTTATCAATCACCTCAGAAATGAAGTTATCATGTAAGCCAAAATGCTACAATCATGAAAACTAGGCAGTAATATACATGTGTAAGAAAGGAAGGTTCCTCTCTCTGCAAAGTTAACAATAAAATGAAGAAAAACTCCCACTAATAATGCATGTATGATTGACAAAACTAGATTCTATGCCAACTTTAGAAGCCCAAAAGTACTACAAAATAGTTCCACACTAACAAAATTTCAAGTTTTCCACAAAGTTGCTTCTTAGAGAAATGTAAGAaccaaattggtatcagagtcccGAATgtctaaaaaaaaacattaattagtTGCACAACAATGAAATTTGATTAAACAAATGCGTCCTGAATAGCTCCCACTCTCAACAATGAGAATAACATGGTCAAGAACTAATGAGGGCATTTATTCATGTTTTGACTGGGGCGTTGTTTCAGTGAACAATGTAGCTGTGTAGCCCACAAATGGTGTAAGGAAGAACAATGGGATGTTGGGTACCAAAGAGAGCATAATGAATTGCACTAGACACAATCTGGTTTCTCAACAATTGAGCAAGGGATATAACTACACAATGAAATTTACATTAAAGGAATATGAGCACCTGATATGCAAGTCCTAGAGCCCACATCTGAATCATTCCATAGAGGAAACTACCCTGGGGCCTGCATCAAATGTAGCTTCCTACATTTCAAGTAGCCTATTTTCCTTCAGATGCTTCTTACTTTGCACTTTTGGGATATCAAAAAGTTAAGTTGTGTCTTTTGTATACTGCATCATAACCAGACAAAAACAAATCATCATCACATTCTTCGCTACAAGCTCAATTGTAATGGACACAACTATTATTTCAGAAAAACTAAATTTAAGTAGTTCCTCGACACAAAGAGGGTATTGAAATGCTGCAAAGACCATTTCTAAAACCTGCAGATGCATGATTTAATCAATGGCTCCAACATTAGGAAGCAAAACTTTGTTAAACAAAATCATTGTGATCTAATGTGAAACTAAATACAATTACTTTGAATCATATAGATCTGCAGCTTGGATTATTTTGAATCATATAGTGCAGACCGTGTTTTAACTATATCCTTGCAAAGTTACTGACACTAGATTACAATGCATTGCTACTTTCATTGTTATTTAATTTTGCAGTAGGttcataattatattatatattggtCTGGCATTTAGTTCATATCCTCCTTTGTTTCATCAGTTTCTATCATTCTTTCATTTGCTTTTTCCATTTGGCAACCcttgcttcttttgtttctttttattgaTCTGCTAATATGGTATGTTTGGAAATAGTTTTGCATGATGTCTAACCAAAATTACATTCCtcaaaaacatcatttacttgtttgATGTATTATCCAGAACCAATTTTCTTCTTAGTTTGCATACATGTATGAAGACTAGTCTTATATTGTGAAAAATCATTGAGCTTATGTATTCGCACATTTTAGGTCTTATACATGGGTTC from Cryptomeria japonica chromosome 3, Sugi_1.0, whole genome shotgun sequence harbors:
- the LOC131029942 gene encoding oligopeptide transporter 4-like; the protein is MMEFERKGEMENGKKEEEENSPVEQVAFTVSTDDDPSTPVWTFRMWFLGLLSCITLSFLNQFFGYRTEPLVITQISVQVAALPIGRFMASVLPTTKYRVPLLGHFSLNPGPFNMKEHVLITIFANAGYAFGNGSAYAVGIVNIIKAFYHRDISVVASWLIIITTQVLGYGWAGLLRKYVVEPAHMWWPSTLVQVSLFRALHEKHDGKGMSRGKFFFIAMTCSFCYYVFPGYLFSTLSSISWVCWIWPRSVTAQQIGSGMRGLGFGAFALDWSAIAAFLFSPLVSPFFAIVNVFVGYFLVVYFAMPLAYWGTNTYNAKNFPIFSSHLFNAKGQNYNITAIVNNRFQLDHAAYEENGQIHLSVFFALSYGFGFATIASTITHVSLFYGREIWQRATASRSSPPDIHTKLMRKYEDIPQWWFYSLLIATLAVSFALCQFYKEQVQLPWWGLILACALASLFTLPISVITATTNQTPGLNIITEYIMGYILPGKPIANVCFKVYGYMSMSQAVSFLSDFKLGHYMKIPPRSMFLVQFIGTIVAGTVNLGVAWWLLESIENICQESLLPPDSPWTCPGDRVFFDASVIWGLVGPKRIFGTLGVYPQLNWFFLGGLLAPVIVWVLHKAFPTVTWIPLINMPVLLGSTAYMPPATSVNYASWITLGTIFNFFVFRYRKAWWQRYNYVLSGALDAGVAFMAVLLYFTVGLENKSVLWWGTNGEHCPLATCPTAKGITVDGCPAF